GCGGACATCCGCGTGATTCCCGAGCACCTGGTGGCCACCTACCGCAAGCTCTACCCCTATTTCGAGAGATTGAGGGGCGCGGGATAAACCACCCGATCGCCCTTGCGGCGGGCTAAGGGGTGGAGGCGGTGTTCGCGTAAGTTTCCGTCTGGAAGGATGTGTAGCACCCGCAGGCCCCGCACCAGGAGGAGGTCCGAAAGGAACCAGCGGTGGCAACGCCAGGGAAGGCCCTCGGCGCACATGAGGGCCGTGGGCTCCCTCCGGGCCAGGTCCAGGAGTTCCGAGAGGGCCTCTTGGAATTCCGGGCTTTCCATGTGGTCGGCGTAGCCCCGAAAGCCCGGGGAGGTGAGGCCGGTGTTGGGAGAGTCGGGCCGGGGTTTGCGCCAGCCCCCGAGGGCCGGAAAGTGCCGATAGAGGATCCCGTGGGCCGTTAGAAAATCCCGCAGGGCCTCGGCCCGAAAGTGCGGGAAGCGGCGCGAGGAGGGCCAGCGCCGAATGTCCGCCAGGGTCCGGACCCTGCGGCGCTTAAGGAGCCTCAGGAACTCTTCGGCCCTATGCGTGGAATGTCCCACGGTGTAGATGATTTCCGCCATTTCTGGTTTAATCATACTCCATGTCCGCGGCGGTGCGGGTGGAAAGGCTTATCAAAGATTACGGAAAGTTGCGGGCCCTTTCCGGGATCTCCTTTGAGATCCGTGAGGGGGAACTTTTCGCCCTCCTCGGCCCGAACGGGGCCGGGAAAACCACCACCATCCGCATTCTCACCGGGCTCACCCGGCCCTCTGGAGGACGGGCCTGGTTTTTCGGTCGGGACATCTTTGCCGATCCCCTTTACGCCAAACGCATGGCCGGACTGGTCCCCCAGGCCACCAACCTGGACCTGGAACTTACAGTCTGGGAAAACCTTTTCATCCACGGACTCCTTTTTGGCCTGAGTTGTAGGGAGATCCGCAGGCGGGCCGAGGAACTCCTGCGCTTTTCCGGTCTCTGGGAAAGGCGCGGGGATCGGGTGCGCACCCTCTCCGGGGGCATGCGCCGCCGGCTGCTTATCGTCCGGGCCCTGCTACATGAGCCCCACATCCTCTTCCTGGACGAGCCTACCGTAGGACTCGACCCTCACATCCGGCGCCGACTCTGGGGACTCATCAAACAGATCCAGACCCGGGGGACCACCATCCTCCTTACCACGCACTACATCGAGGAGGCGGAGTTTCTGGCTGATCGGGTGGCCTTCCTGGATCGGGGACGCATCGTGGCCCTGGATACCCCCGGAAACCTTATAGCCCATCTGGGAGAGGTGGCCGTAGACCTGGTGACCGAGGAGGGGCTTACCACCCGGTTTTTCCGCACCCGGGAGGAGGCCGAGCGCGAGGCCGTGCGCCTTTCCCGCGCCGGGGAGAGCGTGACCATCCGCCGGGTGAACCTGGAAGACGCCTTTCTGCACTTCACCGGGAGGAAGGTATGAGGGGTTTTCTGGCGGTCTATCTGCGGGAGCTTCTCATCATCTGGCACCGCCTTCCCCGCATGCTCCTTTCCTTTTCTGTCTCCCCCACCCTCTATCTCATCGCCTTCGGTTTCGGCCTGGGCAAACATCTCACCGTAGGGGGGCGACCCTATCTGGAATTTTTGGTCCCGGGGGTGGTGGCCGCAAGCTCTATGATGCAGGGGTTCGGAATCAATGTGGAGATCAACGTGGCCCGGTTCTATCTGCGGATCTTTGAGGAATTTCAGGCCGCCCCCATTGCCAACTGGGCCTACGTGCTGGGAGAGATCCTGGGGGGAGTCACCCGGGCCTTCCTTTCCACCTTTGTC
This portion of the Thermosulfurimonas marina genome encodes:
- a CDS encoding DUF488 family protein, translating into MAEIIYTVGHSTHRAEEFLRLLKRRRVRTLADIRRWPSSRRFPHFRAEALRDFLTAHGILYRHFPALGGWRKPRPDSPNTGLTSPGFRGYADHMESPEFQEALSELLDLARREPTALMCAEGLPWRCHRWFLSDLLLVRGLRVLHILPDGNLREHRLHPLARRKGDRVVYPAPLNLSK
- a CDS encoding ABC transporter ATP-binding protein; translation: MSAAVRVERLIKDYGKLRALSGISFEIREGELFALLGPNGAGKTTTIRILTGLTRPSGGRAWFFGRDIFADPLYAKRMAGLVPQATNLDLELTVWENLFIHGLLFGLSCREIRRRAEELLRFSGLWERRGDRVRTLSGGMRRRLLIVRALLHEPHILFLDEPTVGLDPHIRRRLWGLIKQIQTRGTTILLTTHYIEEAEFLADRVAFLDRGRIVALDTPGNLIAHLGEVAVDLVTEEGLTTRFFRTREEAEREAVRLSRAGESVTIRRVNLEDAFLHFTGRKV